The Blautia obeum ATCC 29174 region AGATGAGTTCAAAAAGTTCACCATTAAGCTTGCTGCTGATGAAACCTATGATTCTACGATCACTTATGATCCGGTAAGAGAAGTTCTCTCTCTTGACCGCAGCCGCAGTGGATATATGTATGACATCCTTCATACAAGAGATATTCAGGTAAAACCGGCAGACGGTGAAGTGACTTTGAGAATCCTCATGGACAGATTCAGCGTAGAGATTTTTATCAATGACGGAAGTCAGACTGCAACAATGGTATTGTTTACTCCTCAGAAAGCAGATAATATCAGCTTTGCAGCAGATGGAAAAGCTCAGATAAGCGTTGAAAAATACACCCTTACCTTTTAATTAAAATATATGAGAGAAGGCAGACGATGCGTTATGCTCGCCTGTCTTTTTTCGTTTTTGAAAGCAGTATTTTTCTGTTCAGGAAAGTGAAGCTGTGGTATACTAAAGTGCAGAAAAGACAGAAACAAATCATTTCTTAAAACATAAGAAAGAAGGATATTACAGCAATGAGTGAGACAAGAAAATTATATTATGAAGATGTATATACAAAAGAATTTACCGCAAAAGTTCTGGAATGCAGAGAAGGAAAAAAAGGTTATGAGATCATTCTGGACCAGACAGCTTTTTATCCGGAAGGTGGCGGACAGCCATATGATCTGGGTATACTGAATGATGTGGAAGTTCTGGAAGTACATGAAAAAGATGGAGAGATCATCCATTATACAAAAGAAGCGATTGAAGCAGGCAGTGATGTTACCGGAAAGATTGACTGGCACAGAAGATTTGACCTGATGCAGCAGCATTCCGGTGAACATATTGTCAGCGGGCTTGTACATGAAGCTTACGGATACGACAATGTCGGATTCCATATGAGCAGTGATGTGATCACAGTAGATTTAAGCGGCGTACTGAGTGAGGCACAGCTTGCTGAAATTGAGGTAGAGACGAACCGTAAGATCTGGGAAAACAGTGAAGTAGAGATTACTTACCCATCCAGAGAAGAACTGGACAAACTGGATTACAGAAGCAAGAAGGAACTGACCGGACAGGTGCGCCTGGTACGTTTTCCGGGCTCCGACCTCTGTGCATGTTGCGGAACACATGTGACACATACTGGTGAGATTGGCGCAGTCAAGATCCTGACAGTAGAAAACTTCCATGAGGGGATCCGTCTGACCATGATCTGTGGAAAGAGAGTGATGGATTATCTGAATATGGTAAATGATCAAAACCGTCAGGTATCCATGAAACTTTCTGCAAAGATTGGAGAGACCGCGGCAGCAGTGGCACGTCTGCAGGATGAAAATTTCCGTCTCAAAGGCCAGGTGAACCACATGTTTGATGAACTCTGTACAGTAGAGGCAAAGAACTGGGAAGATGCAGGAAGCGTGCTTCTTTTCCATGAGG contains the following coding sequences:
- a CDS encoding alanyl-tRNA editing protein, which gives rise to MSETRKLYYEDVYTKEFTAKVLECREGKKGYEIILDQTAFYPEGGGQPYDLGILNDVEVLEVHEKDGEIIHYTKEAIEAGSDVTGKIDWHRRFDLMQQHSGEHIVSGLVHEAYGYDNVGFHMSSDVITVDLSGVLSEAQLAEIEVETNRKIWENSEVEITYPSREELDKLDYRSKKELTGQVRLVRFPGSDLCACCGTHVTHTGEIGAVKILTVENFHEGIRLTMICGKRVMDYLNMVNDQNRQVSMKLSAKIGETAAAVARLQDENFRLKGQVNHMFDELCTVEAKNWEDAGSVLLFHEGLEADQVRRMADAVMQKCSGCCAVFSANGDGSYKYAIGEQNGDLRQFTKEMNAALNGRGGGKPFFVQGSVKASEDEIRHFFKQ